In a single window of the Pseudobacteriovorax antillogorgiicola genome:
- a CDS encoding response regulator: MNVLLVDDDPDLIESIQDLLSETSIELSPMVSGARAMEYLRDHPYDVVICDINMPSVSGYEVMAAARELGCQHVIAISGDSLEWESKSRGATDFIRKPVDYDELLKALKTCL; this comes from the coding sequence ATGAACGTCCTGTTGGTGGATGATGATCCTGATCTCATTGAATCGATCCAAGACTTACTTTCTGAAACAAGTATCGAATTAAGTCCCATGGTCTCCGGCGCACGTGCTATGGAGTACTTGCGTGATCATCCCTACGATGTGGTGATCTGTGATATAAACATGCCTAGTGTTTCGGGCTATGAAGTGATGGCAGCAGCACGAGAATTAGGTTGCCAGCATGTGATTGCAATTTCTGGGGATTCATTGGAATGGGAAAGCAAGAGTAGGGGAGCCACTGACTTTATTCGGAAGCCAGTTGATTACGATGAACTGCTGAAAGCGCT